The genomic stretch CCCTTGCCGAGCCGATGGACAGCACCCGCAAGCTGCAGTTCTGGGATCTGCTGCTGGGCTGCGGATTCAAAGAAATTGAGGTGGCTTTCCCATCCGCCTCGCAGACGGACTTCAACTTTGTTCGCCAGCTGATTGAAGAGAACCGCATCCCGGATGACGTGACGATTCAGGTGTTAACCCAGGCGCGGGAAGATCTCATCCATCGCACTTTCCAATCCCTGCGCGGCGCGAAACAGGCCACCGTCCATCTGTATAACGCCACCGCCCCGCTGTTCCGCCGCCTGGTATTCGGCATGGAAAAAGCGCAAATCGTCGAGCTGGCGACGCGATCCACGCGGCTTATTCGTCAGCTGTGTGAAGAGAACCCGGACACCCGCTGGCAGTATGAGTATTCCCCGGAGACCTTCTGCTTTACCGAGCCGGAGTTTGCGCTGGAGATCTGTGAAGCCGTGGCGGAGATCTGGCAGCCGTGCGACGAACGGCCCATGGTGATCAACTTACCGGCCACCGTCGAAGTGAGCACGCCGAACGTCTATGCCGACCAGATCGAGTATTTCTGTCGTCACTTCAGCCGCCGCCGGGATGTCTGCATCAGCGTGCATCCGCATAATGACCGCGGTACCGGCGTCGCCAGCGCCGAGCTGGCCGTGATGGCGGGGGCTGACCGCGTGGAAGGCTGTCTGTTTGGTAACGGGGAGCGCACGGGCAACGTCTGCCTGGTGACGCTGGCGATGAACCTCTACAGCCAGGGCATCAGCCCGAATCTCGACTTTAGCGATATGAACCGGATCGTGGAAGTGGTGGAAGCCTGCAACCAGCTGCCGGTGCATCCGCGCCACCCGTGGGCCGGACGACTGGCCTATACCGCCTTCTCAGGCTCGCATCAGGACGCGATCAAAAAAGGCTTTGATGCCCACAGGCCTGGCGATCGCTGGGAGATGCCGTATCTGCCCGTCGATCCACAGGATATCGGCTGCACCTACGAAGCGGTGATCCGCGTCAACAGCCAGTCAGGGAAAAGCGGCAGCGCGTGGCTGATTGAGCAAAACCATGGGCTAAAACTGCCCCGCGCCCTGCAGCAGGATTTCAGCCAGCACGTGCAGCAGGAAACCGATCGCCACGGAAAAGAGATGACGCAAAACGCGCTGTGGCAGCTGTTCCGCACCCGCTACGGCCTGGTAGCCACGCCGCAGTTTGCGCTGCAATCCTACCGCAGCGACAGCCAGCAGGACGGCCAGCTGCGTTTGACGGCAAGCGTCGCTACGCAGGGGGGAACGCGTCAGCTGGAAGGTCAGGGTAACGGTCTGCTCTCCGCCGCCGCTCAGGGCTTAAGCCGCTGGGTCAACGCCCCGTTCGTGATTAAGGATTATCACGAGCATACGTTAGGCGAGCGCAGCGACAGCCGCTCGGTGGCCTACATCCGCTGCCTGTTCCAGGACGGCAGCAGCCGCTGGGGCGTAGGCATTGACAGCGACGTGGCGCGCGCGTCGCTTCAGGCGCTTTTAAACGCCGTCAGTCGTTCTTAAAATAATCGCTGGGGGAGACGCCCATCACCCGGCGGAACATCGCCGTAAAGGCGCTGTGGCTGCCGTAACCCAGATCCAGCGCCACGCGCAGTACCGGCTGGCCCTGCGCCAGCCGCACTAAGGCTTCCAGCAGGCGCGCCCGTCTCAGCCACTCGCCGTAGCTTAATCCCGTCTGCTGCTGAAAATGGCGGTTCAGGGTGCGCTCGCTCATGTTCATCATGCTCGCGGCCTGCGCGCCGCTCCAGCTCTCCCCCGCGTTTTGCCGGATTTGCAGACACAGGTGACGTAACGCCTCGCTTTCCGGCTCCGGCAGATGAAACGGCAGCACCGGCATAGTGCGGATTTCATCGAGAATGAGTTCATAGACGCGTTCATCCCGGCTGCCGGGCGAGTACGATTCAGGTAAAGCAAGAGAGACGAGGATCAGCTCGCGCAACAGCGGCGCGATCTGCACGATCTGGCAGGTGGCCGGGAGATCGGCTCGCGCCAGCGGATCGATGAACAGCGTTCGCGCCGCCACGTTGCCGGTGATGCGAAGCGAGTGGCGAGTACCCGCCGGCAGCCAGACGCCGCGGCCAGGCGGTACCACCCAGCAGCCCGAGACGGTATCAACCCGTACCACGCCGCTCAGGATGTGCAACAGCTGCGCGCAGTCGTGCTCATGCCACGGCTCGCTGTCACCATGAACGTAATCATGGGCGAACGGAACGAGGGGACGATGGGTAAAGGAGAACGTTGCGGTTGTGGTCATGGGGTTAAACAACCCTCACCCTACCCTCTCCCGGTGGGAGAGGGAAAAGGTGCACTAGATGTGCAGTTCCTGCAGTTTTTCTTTTGGCAGGGCCAGCTCTTCGTTGCTGTTCACGCGAACATCACGCTCGATGATGTGACGCGCGATGTCCTGCGCTTCTTCCAGAGAGTGCATCTGGTAAGTACCGCACTGGTAAACGTTCAGCTCAGGGATCTGGTTCTGCTCTTTCACCTTCAGCACGTCTTCCATCGCCGCTTTCCACGCATCAGCGACGCGTTTCTCTTCCGGCTGGCCAATCAGGCTCATGTAGAAACCGGTACGGCAGCCCATCGGAGAGATGTCGATGATCTCAACGCCGTTGCCGTTCAGATGGTCACGCATGAAACCGGCGAACAGGTGTTCCAGGGTATGAATGCCTTTCTCTGGCATCACTTCTTTATTTGGCACGCAGAAACGCAGATCGAAAACGGTGATCGTGTCGCCGTGCGGGGTGTGCATGGTCTTCGCCACGCGTACTGCAGGTGCTTCCATACGGGTATGGTCGACAGTAAAGCTATCTAATAACGGCATACGTCACCTCCGACAGTGATTTTTTTTAAAATAAACTGAACTCTTCTACAGAATGCACGTCTGAGTATATGAAAGACGCGCATTTGTTATCATCATCCCTGAAT from Enterobacter dykesii encodes the following:
- the leuA gene encoding 2-isopropylmalate synthase produces the protein MLNTPADKYQPYPTLSLPDRRWPEQRITRAPRWLSTDLRDGNQALAEPMDSTRKLQFWDLLLGCGFKEIEVAFPSASQTDFNFVRQLIEENRIPDDVTIQVLTQAREDLIHRTFQSLRGAKQATVHLYNATAPLFRRLVFGMEKAQIVELATRSTRLIRQLCEENPDTRWQYEYSPETFCFTEPEFALEICEAVAEIWQPCDERPMVINLPATVEVSTPNVYADQIEYFCRHFSRRRDVCISVHPHNDRGTGVASAELAVMAGADRVEGCLFGNGERTGNVCLVTLAMNLYSQGISPNLDFSDMNRIVEVVEACNQLPVHPRHPWAGRLAYTAFSGSHQDAIKKGFDAHRPGDRWEMPYLPVDPQDIGCTYEAVIRVNSQSGKSGSAWLIEQNHGLKLPRALQQDFSQHVQQETDRHGKEMTQNALWQLFRTRYGLVATPQFALQSYRSDSQQDGQLRLTASVATQGGTRQLEGQGNGLLSAAAQGLSRWVNAPFVIKDYHEHTLGERSDSRSVAYIRCLFQDGSSRWGVGIDSDVARASLQALLNAVSRS
- the luxS gene encoding S-ribosylhomocysteine lyase; the encoded protein is MPLLDSFTVDHTRMEAPAVRVAKTMHTPHGDTITVFDLRFCVPNKEVMPEKGIHTLEHLFAGFMRDHLNGNGVEIIDISPMGCRTGFYMSLIGQPEEKRVADAWKAAMEDVLKVKEQNQIPELNVYQCGTYQMHSLEEAQDIARHIIERDVRVNSNEELALPKEKLQELHI
- a CDS encoding AraC family transcriptional regulator, with the translated sequence MTTTATFSFTHRPLVPFAHDYVHGDSEPWHEHDCAQLLHILSGVVRVDTVSGCWVVPPGRGVWLPAGTRHSLRITGNVAARTLFIDPLARADLPATCQIVQIAPLLRELILVSLALPESYSPGSRDERVYELILDEIRTMPVLPFHLPEPESEALRHLCLQIRQNAGESWSGAQAASMMNMSERTLNRHFQQQTGLSYGEWLRRARLLEALVRLAQGQPVLRVALDLGYGSHSAFTAMFRRVMGVSPSDYFKND